The DNA window tgatgcgtacgcgtgacctgcaaAATCGATGTAAAGGAGTGTTTGGGCCGAGAGTTGTGCTGCCTTGGGGTTGGAAGCGTGCTAGAGGCACAAATtcactcacgcgtacgcatccctgACGCGTTCGTGTCATTTGCAAAAAtggtcatccacgcgtgcgcatgcaTGAGGCGCACATGTCGTATGAAATTATTGGTTCCCAAGCCATGCGAACAGAGAgttacgcgtgcgcgtggctgGATTCGCGCGAATCGCATAAAACCAAGGGCACGCAGACACGTGCCTGACGCCCATGCGTCATTAAGGAAAATTTGcgacccacacgtacgcgtacTGCACGCATACGCGTTGCCTTCGCCGCACAACTACACTTGTTTGCCGCAcagttttcacttttctttctctctctcccaatcctaattctctcttgttattttatctttatattcttcttttctctcactatttgtttttattttcagtttttctttgcttgaggacaagcaaacctttaagtttggtgttgacgcttcgcttatgggttttctggcacaaaagagaggcgaatcatcttcacggaggagcacaacctaaagaataaagcgaccactaggataactaaggtgattgagttcctttcattctatattccttcccacttttactatgttatgttccggttTCCTACTATTTTTCCTAGTTGTTGCATGACCCTTTATTAGTTAAACCTAGgttctagtttagttttctcttaattgctttaattctgaaaagatgtctcatatattactcactgagcttaaattcaaataaaaaaacaaaaagaagtgatgtattgcatgagaaattgactTTATAATTaggagtagtcttatttacttaaatgtggtggtattttctgtgactctgaatgcatgacatgaacagtacatatttaaatttgaatcaaagaatgttgatgtacaaggaacaagaatttagaaaattattatgatttctctGAATATAAtgaaagtttaatccttgaagcaaaagaaacagcaaaagaaaggaaaaaaataaataaaagcaaggtccaaggctctgagcatcaatgactagggaggtcagacatgattaaaagctcaaagagttatttCCCTAGTCACATGCTTGTGATGTTCTTGTGTCaggtaatccttgagacaaaacatttagagtTGAGATCAACTGCAGAGTACGCCAAAGGCTTTAttgttgtgttcaaggattaaattgagttacaaaagatcagagaattcataatattatccagattctaattccgaatgacaatgacatccttctgattcaaaggagagtgagatgccaaaactattcaggattgcagttgtaaaccccactataagaagagacatgagcttaattgaactctcattctcatgaaaattcaaatcctaagcctatattagttttggttgcttgaggacaagcaacaattcaagtttggtgttgtgatgcgtgagcatctttcctatcttttcctagtgaatttgcatctaatttgttgagtttaatcaagaattaattatattttagccactacggatgctattttgagttttgtgcaatactgtttattttaggtagcattcggctggatttgatggagtttctacagcacaagaatcaaaggagatggtagcgaggagtgacgcgcacgcgtgcctgacgtgtgcgcgtgatttggaggtatccatggtgacacgtacgcgtgatttggagctttccacggcgacgcgtgcgcgtgactgacgcggacgcgtgatttgaagaattgCTCAGCGACGCctgcgcatgactgacgcgtacgcgtgactcgcgaaaaagaccatcaacgcgtacgcgtgacatgcgccatgtatagaaaacgcagaaaaatgctgggggcgatttcagGGCTATTTTGACCCTGTTTCAagcctagaaaacacagattagaagctgcagaatggacaaaacaagtggtccccacccatcaactaaagacttgttaattaattcaaatttaaattcaaatcttatttttaggaaaagatattattatttttaattttaatttttgaaattagattttaaaatttttaagattagatataaaagggagaAACTTTCCTTCCCTAGAGAACATTTTTCCATTCCAATTTACAAtcctatttttcttctctgaaccatgagcaactaatccttcattgttaaggttaggagctctgtctatttgtatggattgattttgttgctttttctattttaatttatgtatggatttataatttaagaattgtttttgctctttatcttatgaatttgggtggaacggaggtatgaccctctttctatttgagttcttgtaaaacttggaaaagctctttacttgaacaacagcttgaaaacaatttctcctaaattttaattatttggatttaacaagatatgtgacatataatcctcttattttggggtaatttgaatttttgtggcgtttaaactggaatttgaacttcaccctctaattggaattaattgaccaacgCATTGGCAGtcgatgaattttagaggagactaggaaggtctaaggaattagggtctagtcacatatagttttccataaattaaatcctataggattaaaatagttagtaataaaagtttatccaaaaaaatagataactctgaaacttTAACTGCTTTCTCCATATTTCATTCCCAACTCAATtactttactattttaatttctgcacaattatttaatgctctttgaacacTCAACATACTATTCTGTTTATCTAACTGAGTAATttaatcaaccattgttgcttgatccatcaatcctcatgggatcgaccctcactcacctgaggtattacttggtacgacccgatgcacttgccggttagtttgtgggttgtaaaataccgcaccaatgagcagatattttatacgctttttggcatagttttcatgtagtttttaataggttttattttgtttttattaagtttttacgggttttagtgttaaattcacatttttttattctactttgagtttgtgtatttttgtaccatttcaagtattttctggctgaatttGAGGAGCaggagcagaagtctgattcagagacagagaaagcactgcagatgctgtccaaatctgacctccttgcactcggaagagattttctggagctacagaactgcAAATGGAGCATTCTTAATAGCTATTAAAAGatgacttctagagctttccagcaatgtataatagttcatacgtTGTTTCGGATTAGAAGGTCCAAaactggcgtctaacgccagcTTCCTACCCTCTTTCTGGCATCCAGCACCCAAAGAGTAGAGCCCAATGTCTAAACGCCCAGAGAGGACTCCCCAACTGGTGTTCCACGCCCAAaatactcaccaagtgggcctcagtAGTAGATTTTATCACTAAAAAGACAGTTTTACCCAtactagtcattagtttagtatttaaggaaTTTAATTCATGTTATTCGAACACTTTTACTTTAGTTTTACCATCATACACATTTATCATTGTATTTTACCTCAGTATAAGTTTCTAAACCTCATAAGTTAAGAGGAGGAGCCCTGTTGAgccctatgaattaataaaagtattacaaTTTCTTCACCGATCCGTGTTTGATCtatttctaagatgtatatctgatcttcatcgtggtgaataggatgatctgaTAAATTAGCTAtgttcatcacattaagacgaatatgcctgacaaacacccgcgtctacttgggttTGTGTGAATACGTGACTGGAAAGCACGAGCAATGACTATGTTTATATATCTCTCAGACGGTTAATCCACGatttcgttggggacttctcgagacaccagtttaGCCAATTTCCAGGGAGATTATGGttttcgtggtataggctagaatccaaagaagcagTGTTCTCTGATCCTGAAgatttgaccttgtctgtggcattttgagtaggatcgccaagAGAATGACTTGCTAGCGCTTCACCCTTcatcagattggatgaccacggCCAATGGCTTTCAATCTGTAGcagaggagatcaatgaccacGGCCTAtggcgttgatcacatacagcctatCATAGAAGAGATCACTCACAAGTAGAGAAGATAGTACTACCAGAATTAATTCAGAAAGACTAAGCAACTCCAACCCTTACATATTCTCTTTTCATAGTTTACACGACTTCTGAGTTCTAATTATCCTGTTTatttcttcccttttctcttatgcaattaaaaatatcatacCAACATCTCCTACTCTTTCATCTGCTTGACTAAGACCTGCAGGATAAGcatagcttacttcaaaccacaatcctcgtgggatcgaccctaactcacacaggtattacttggacgacccagtgcacttgctggtacaacaGTACGAAGGTGTGGGGATTCGTGCTACCAGCCTCCCGGGGTTAACGACCAATCCGAAGTCATCGCATCGAGATTCAACCTCGTGAAATGATCTGGCCAGTCATATGGTCGAGAAATGACAGGCTATGTCAAAGCGATCTGTGTGTCATCGTAGTAGttcatctcttcttccttgtcaCCATCATCAGGAATTTCAGGTGGTTCTTCATCAACATCATCTCCGTCATTTGGGTTAACTTCATACTCATCCATCGTCGAATCTCTTATAGCAGAACCATCATGACTTTCAACACCATCGTCCATTAAGTCAACATTATGAACTTCAACATTAGACCCCTCCTTACTACCCTTAGGTGGCATATGTAGATCCACCATAGTCTTTCTGATAGTTCGTCTAACAGCTCCACTCAATGGACTATCATCGATAGTATCTACAGATGATCCTTGGCCACCCACCTCAACGAGATACACGAATAATTTCAACAGATGAACATTTGTCCGTCGGTTGTGCGACGACCTTCTAAGCCGTACATCCTCATCATCGCACAAACGGTACCTAATTTAAGacaacaaaaatatttctcACAACCATGGTCTGataaatataatattgataGAGACAATACAATTGTAATATACCTTTTATAAAACAAACTCCCATCTACTTCGGTCGGATATCTGTAGTAAATTTTTTCATCCTTTTTGCCTCTTGATGCCCGACGGAATACACTATCAAATTCTTCAAAGCTGTTAGACTGTCGACTTCCGGTGTCATATAGATAATTATCGGTTGCTCCGATCTAAAAATGATAAAACCTTCTTCGTCATACACTATTTCACCATCGTAATGAATGGATAACAATGAATTTCTTGATATCGTAGAGAAAATGTCTACagtaagagaaagaaaatgaacaAGGATATTGTGCTTTTCTGATTTACTCTCCAACCGGCATATACGATGAACTTGCccttattacaaaaaaaatcgtattctaaaaaataaagttaaaatattttgtttggaaaaataaataaatttttattttatttaagaaaaaatccaATGTTATGGATAATGggtaaaatcaattaaaaacaaCAATAGTTAATAATACATGTATTGACAAATAAGATCTACTTAGATATAttgaataaaagtagaaaaattgaaaatatcaattttcaacaaaacatgtattaaaaatatgaataaaataaaaaatataaaaattaaaaaaaaaataaaaaagttaccAAATCAGAAGTCAAAGactgaattttaaaatataactattgATTGATTACATTATtcattttctcaaaaaaaagttcttttatttttagaaattcaataaatattgaGTTCTCGTTGgttagagaaaattttttttcatatttgaatatttttatcaacacttatattttttttcaaaaacatttttatggtttcagaaaataaattaaacttctGCAATGAAGgtcattaataaattattcttacTATCATCGTGGTCGTCGTCGATCATTTGGTCCTATTTATCTAagaaatcattttttttgtCTAAGTGGATTGGATGGTCCTATTCATTTAGgaaatcattcatttttttttgtctaagtGGATTGGATAGCTTTCAATCCTAAACATTACACCTATATATTACACACTCACACAATGTACTCACACACTACATAAGAGTACACACAAATAATTCAATATTCTTCCACTAAGATTTGAAGCCGGTACAACTCAATGGGAGGCAAATAAAATTGCCATTTGACCCAGGCCTCGACTGCCCACGGaatcattttaaaaaacatGCATGATCCTATCTGTTGTTTTTGGTTATATGCATTCATTAAGTGCTCTTAAGACCCttgagttaaaaaaaaaaaatgtgaagGCTTAGGGGTGTAGTAGCTCTAGTGCTACTGTTGTGGGCCTAGTAGGCCTTGGGTGATGTTCAATATTGTTCATCCTACAATATTCGCACTATTCCGAAAATGCCCTTCCATTAGGACCCTGGACTACAATTTCTTTCACGTCTCTGTTCTAAAATGTAAAATCCTTCGTGGTCACCATCTGAAAGACTGAAACTATTATATAACCATTTTAACAACCCCAAAATTGTAAAATTCCTGCCTCGTATTAATATTTTCTTGATCCTAACAGAAAGTGGTGATTGGCTAATTTGGCGTTTGGATTTTTTCCCAGCAATGGCAAAAACTTGCAAGTCGCAAGAAGAAATCGCGAACGATGCGATCAAGAACGCTTTGAAGGCTCTACGGAAGCGGCATTTGCTCGAAGAAGCCGCTCATCGCCCCGCTTTTGAAGCTCTCTCAAGACCCATCGCTTCCCAGGTCCCTCTTCCCCTTTCTCAAATTACTCACtttaaacaattttattattaatgctTATATTAGGGATTCTTGAATTGGTCATAGAGTGAATTGCAATTTCGAATTTCCTATCCCTagttatattttacatattgtTCAGTAACAGCTCTGAAAAGTTGTTGACTTTTGATAATTCACAATTATAAGCACAGCATTTGTCTGTTAATTTTGTTGCTTGGATTGTGTCCTGTGTGCGTTTAattgtttgagtgattttgtgAAGTTGAATTTGGTTATGTATTTGTTTGTGTGCCTTTTGAAGGGTTCTGAGTGGAAAGAGAAAGCAGAGAGTCTTCAGTTAGAACTTCAGCAATGCTACAAAGCTCAGTCTCGGCTGTCCGAGCAGCTTGTTGTCGAAGTAGCCGAGTCTAGAGCTTTGAAAGCTTCGGTCCAGGTGAAAGAAACTGCAATTGCCGAAATGCAAAAGGAGTTGACCGAAGTGAGGTTGCGCGCGATATTTCTTCCTTGTTTTAACAGCCATTGATaccttattttcttcttataaGTTGTGCTGTTGTAGAAATTGATCACTGCTTAACTTTGCAGGGAAGAGCGCTCTCAATTAAAGTTGGACTTGGAACAAAAGATTAAGGCTCTTGAATTGGTTATGAGTGAGAATTCGGAACTCAAAGCACAACTAGAGCAGATGACTACCAAAGCCAACAAAGCCGAAGCTGAAAATAAGATGTTGATTGATCGTTGGATGTTAGAAAAGATGAAGGATGCTGAACGCCTCAATGAGGTACAATACAATATCTTCCTATTCGTCATATGTACTTTATGGCATTAGATATTCAGTATTGCTGTACACACTCTATGAGGATGAATATGACTTTGGCATGACCTGATACTCAAGATTATACTATGTCATGATGTCACACTGTCAAATTTGTGCTAAATGTCATGTATACATTGCATGTACTTTTTAACTTACTTTCCAATTGCTTGAAATTTGAACCTCTTCCagtagtttattttcttttaaaggaGTTAAAATGTatagaaatcaaattaattctGGTTGCTCTATGATTCTAAGTCCTTGCTTTTTGTCAATTCAGCTAATAATATATTACTGTATGTAGGCTAATGCGCTGTATGAAGACATGGTTCAGCGGCTAAAAGCCAGTGGTTTAGAACAACTTGCTAGGCAGCAGGTGGATGGCATAGTTCGTCGAAGCGAAGAAGGTGCTGAATTCTTTTTAGAGTCGAATATCCCTTCCACATGTAAATACAGGCTCAATGCACATGAAGGTGGTTGTGCTGCCATATTGTTTGAGTATAATTCTAGTAGATTGATCACTGGGGGACAGGATAGGTCTGTTAAAGTGTGGGATACAAATACAGGAACTGTAAGTTCTAATCTTCATGGCTGCCTTGGTTCTGTGTTAGATCTCTGTATCACCCATGATAATCGATCTGTCATTGCTGCAAGCAGCTCAAACAACTTGTATGTTTGGGATCTCAATTCAGGCCGAGTCCGTCATACCCTTACTGGCCACACCGAAAAAGTTTGTGCTGTTGATGTTAGCAAGGTTTCAAGTCGTCATGTTGTCAGTGCGGCTTATGATCGTACTATAAAAGTTTGGGACTTGATGAAAGGCTACTGCACTAACACAATCATTTTCCACAGCAACTGCAATGCTCTTTCCTTCAGCATGGATGGGCAGACCATATTTTCTGGACATGTTGATGGTAATCTTCGGCTATGGGACATTCAGACCGGCAAGCTACTTAGTGAGGTTGCTGCACATTCACTTGCTGTCACATCAATATCCCTTTCTAGAAATGGAAATGTTGTATTGACCAGTGGAAGGGATAACTTGCATAATTTGTTTGATGTGCGATCATTGGAAGTTTGCGGCACTCTGAGAGCCTCAGGTAACAGAGTGGCTTCTAATTGGAGTCGCTCCTGTATTAGCCCAGATGACAATCATGTTGCTGCTGGATCTGCTGATGGTTCTGTCTATATTTGGTCGATATCTAAAGGCGATATTGTCAGTACTCTGAAGGAACACAGTTCTTCTGTTCTGTGTTGTAAGTGGAGTGGAATGGGGAAACCCCTAGCTTCAGCTGACAAGAATGGAACTGTTTGCGTCTGGACATGATGGCCTTTCATTCACTCCTTGGAATACACTAGCAGAATATGATCCCAACCACAAACAAGGAGTAAAAGAAATGAAGCTTGCATATACATGTAAGGGATAGTGATAAAGCTCAATAAGTTTTGATATTTTCTGGTTCAATTCTTTATTAAACATTTATATGTGCACACGGGTTATACCATCAAAATTGGCAATGATGCATATAGTAATGTTTAACAGAAAACAATTACAACTAATCTCTCGATATGctaattggagcttgaaatttgattaTATCACTGTTGTAATTTGAGATTGATGCAATTTATCTGATATTACACAGCTTTCTTCCTAACTGTTAATAgaagtttatttctttttatcaaTGTTAATGTTTTTAGCACAATTAATAGGAAGGAATTATATATGATCACTTAatgagttaatactcaaaatggCCCATCAAATTGGACCCCTGACTCAATTAGGCCTTCCAATTTCCAATTGACTCATTGTATCCCCGAAACTTGAAGGTGTAACTCAAAGTTGGCTCTTTAGTATCTCCGTCACCGGAGAAATGATATGGCACATTTAGTTGACACTTGGTACTTTCAACGGTTATATGATGTGGCCAAAATCTTAGAGGCATCAATTTAGCTCCTAACGATTTGAACATAAAAACCTAGCAAGAGTCCCACATCTCCCAAATTGAAGTCATTTCTGGTGTTTTGGGGAGGATGTTGGGGAGAAGTAGGAAAGCTTCTGGGAGCTCTAGTAGATCTCGTTCGCATGGTAGTTGGGTGAGGAATGCACATCATGTTAGAGATAGGAAGGTTTCACATTGGTGTGGTTGTGGGTTGCGACCCGTTCTTTGTTGGTCTAGGATGGATACGAATCCAAAGAGATCATTTTATAGATACCTTAATTATAATGTGAATTGGTTGAATGCTTGCTACTTGATTCTGTGTCTTATTTCCTCAATGCTTCTTAGTTTGGTAATTGTTCTTTTCCTCAATGTCTTATTTTGCTACTTTCACGGTGTGTTTCTGTGTAGCGTGTAAAGTAGCCAATTATGCTGATCCAAAATGACGGTTTCGATTCCATTTTTGGCCAGTTCTGGAACGGTTGCTGGTCCATCATCTGTAAAAAGTCTCACTTTATCAGTAACTTCATTGACAGCAAGCAGAATTTTGTTTGAAGAACTAGAATCCTTATGTATTACAATCCGAAGCGGCTGATTTGCTCCAGGTTCTTGAGATGCAGCAGGTATGGATATGTTCCCACTGAATAAGGAAGAGGAAAGTATCACTGCATCATATTCTTGTAATAAACGTGAATAATATCCACCACGTTCTGTAACTCCATCCCCAAGTAAGTTCAAAAAATTCCCTTTGACAGAAAGAGAATATCTGCAAAGCAGAAAAGGCAATGCTATGAAATGCATATCATTATATGCTAAAAACCAAAATTTCAATGTGCACCAACAGAACAAACGTGCCTGAATGAGTGTGTTCGGAAACATGTTTGGACGGGCTAGAAACAATTCtagaattgatttttgaaggaatcaatttttttacaatAGCTTTCAGAGAAACTACCAAATATAAATCACTTTTATATCATAATCTGTTTTGCAGAATTAATTCTACCTAGATTCAACTCTAGAAAAGTAGAACCAAAACCATTGATGATAAGCAAGAAGAGGATTAAATTACCTCAATGTAAGGAGAGGTTTTCCGGTTAACATGCGATGAACAATGTCCTCGTTAAGGCTCTTGCATAACTCTTCCTCTACACTGACAACAACTTCAATACCTGCATCTCTCAATCTAGCCAACCCTTTAGATTCCACAAGGGGATTTGGATCTACCATCCCAGCCACCACTTTTTTCACTTTGGCTTTGATTAAAACTTCAGTGCAAGGTGGAGTCCTTCCGAAAATGATTACAGGGTTCTAAGTTCACATAGGCCGTGGCATTCTCCGCCAAATCACCAGCATCTCTCAAGGCAAACACCTGAAAATTCCCATCTACTTTCTCAGCATAATCATCACCAAAGGCATTCACTTTCTAAACTTTGAGCTAGCCATTGTACCCGACTTTTCTCGACTTTTTTGGCCACTAATGGTGTGTGGAGAATTTCTCGGATCAAGCTTCTATTGTTGCATTGTTGTCAAACTCTCGAGTTAACTCGTAAACTCGTACAAGTTTACGAGTTTAGGTAGTGAAATTGAGTTAACTCGGATACAAACTCATTTTTTAGTAGACTCGGGTAGAATCGGTAGAATCGTGTAAACTCGGTCAAAATCACGAGTTTGAGAGCGAGTTTGCGAGTTTGCTTTCAGTGCTGGTTTTGGCAAAAAATGACGTGACTTcggcccaaaaaaaaaaagaataacgtTATATGTTATACTAATCCAGTAACACATAACCCTAAATGACTAAATCCCTAATCACTATTCTCTCAGCTTTCTCCCTCTCCGTAGTTTTTTCACTCTTCAATTTTCACCGCTGTTCGCCGTCGGTTGCTTGCGTCCCCGAACAGTCGTACGTTGCTCTCTACTCTCTCCTCTCAGTGCTCTGCTTCTCTTTACCATCACTggattttgatttgatgcacTAGGAGCCTCTGCCATCCACCGCACTGGTTCGTTCGTCTCATTGTCACTGTTTGTCGTGCACCGTCCGTTCGTTCATCCACCGTTCGTGCATAACTCCGCTGCAGTGCCGTTTTGGCTTGCTCCTCTTACCTCTATTGTGCTTCGCTGTTGCTCACCGTTTCTCACTCTCTGGGTTTGCATCGTGACTCCATCTCTGCACTACACGAACATAATTGTGCTGCATCTCTAGGTTTACAGATAGCTGTTGTGGTTTGTTCCATTCaggttttttttctaaattttattgcTTGCCTTTTATGTAGTTTAAAGATTTAGGCAGTTAGTAAATTACAATGCTTTGATTATGGTTCAACTTCAATGTTCACGGTTGTTATTTAGGGATAACATAGAAAATGAAAAGTTAATAACAACATATAATTGATAACTAAATTAGGGTGATAGTGTTTATTTAGGGACAACATTgataatttgattatttgatATTCTTGCTTTAGGTACCAATATCTGAGAATGTTGTTTAAAGAAAACGATaaatgatgattttgatgaagACGATGAAGATGTTATTGATGTCATGGAAGATGAAGATATTAGAGGATTTCAATTTAAGTTTATTAGAAGTTTAGAACTTTTAGTTGTGTGTGTTGTATGTTATActaattacataaatataattGTAATGGATTTGAACTTGTGTTCTAAAATACTTGTGTGCTACTACTTTAGTTTATTATGTGCtttaaatttgatattgttaattttaaatgatatatatattttgaaaaatttttgtaatagGTAAACTCGTACGAGTTTACTTAGACTCGCGAGTTTGACAACCTTGTATTGTTGCCCCTGACTTGTTGCTGGCCAACTTGAAGAGGGCGTCAACTCAGATATTGCACTCCTGAGCTATATGTCGGACCTTTGTCTTCGGAAATTGAGCTAATTGTTCTAGTGTTTCTTCTAAATACCTCTTCATGTTAGAATTTTTAGCCTAATAGGTCCATTGACTTGAGAGGTTACCACTTGAGAATCACTAAACATAATCAACTTTATTGCCCCGATCTCTTTGGCTAGTTTCAAGCCACAAGGTAATGCTTTGTACTATGCTTGATTGGAGGCCAAAAACTTGAATTTTAATGAAAGCTCTATCCCAGTTCCTTCTTCACTCTCCAGAACGACTTCTACTCCacttctaattttattggatGATTCATCCACATATAAATTCCAAATTGTAAGACTTCTTTGGGTTTCGGTGTACTCGGCTACGAAGTTGACGAGGTATTGGGATTTTATTGCTGTCCAAGTCTCATACCTTAAGTTGAATTCAGGTAATTCTATCTCCTATTATAGCATTCGACCTACAGTGTCTGTCTTTTGGAGGATATGCTTCATGGGTTGATTAGCTCGGACTTTTGTGGTATGAGTTTGGAAATAAGGTCAAAACCTTCTAGAAGTAAGCATGAGGGCATACGCGAACTTCCCTATTTTCTGATAATTTAGTTTTGTCCCTTGTAAAGCCTtgctaataaaataaatcagttGTTGCCCGTTCTTATCTTCTCAGACTAAAGCTAAGGCTATGACTCTACTTGCAACTACTAAGTACAACACGAGTTCTTCCCTTGGAATAGGTCGGGTGAGTATTGGTGGCTGACTAAAGATGTTTTTGAAGTCTTGAAAAATTTCCTCGCATTCTTGAGTCCATTCAAATTTGCATAATTTCTTAAGTATTGAGAACAGGAGTAGAGACTTCAGCGCTAATCATGCTAAGAATATGGATAGGGCGCTAGCCTTTCATTTAATTGTTGAACTTCCTTGAGATaggtcgggcttttcatctTGAGAATTGCTTTG is part of the Arachis duranensis cultivar V14167 chromosome 1, aradu.V14167.gnm2.J7QH, whole genome shotgun sequence genome and encodes:
- the LOC107488331 gene encoding autophagy-related protein 16 — translated: MAKTCKSQEEIANDAIKNALKALRKRHLLEEAAHRPAFEALSRPIASQGSEWKEKAESLQLELQQCYKAQSRLSEQLVVEVAESRALKASVQVKETAIAEMQKELTEVREERSQLKLDLEQKIKALELVMSENSELKAQLEQMTTKANKAEAENKMLIDRWMLEKMKDAERLNEANALYEDMVQRLKASGLEQLARQQVDGIVRRSEEGAEFFLESNIPSTCKYRLNAHEGGCAAILFEYNSSRLITGGQDRSVKVWDTNTGTVSSNLHGCLGSVLDLCITHDNRSVIAASSSNNLYVWDLNSGRVRHTLTGHTEKVCAVDVSKVSSRHVVSAAYDRTIKVWDLMKGYCTNTIIFHSNCNALSFSMDGQTIFSGHVDGNLRLWDIQTGKLLSEVAAHSLAVTSISLSRNGNVVLTSGRDNLHNLFDVRSLEVCGTLRASGNRVASNWSRSCISPDDNHVAAGSADGSVYIWSISKGDIVSTLKEHSSSVLCCKWSGMGKPLASADKNGTVCVWT